In Stenotrophomonas sp. 169, one DNA window encodes the following:
- a CDS encoding integration host factor subunit alpha codes for MALTKAEMAEKLFDEVGLNKREAKEFVDAFFDVLRDALQQGRQVKLSGFGNFDLRRKNQRPGRNPKTGEEIPISARTVVTFRPGQKLKERVEAYAGSGQ; via the coding sequence ATGGCACTGACCAAGGCCGAAATGGCCGAAAAACTGTTCGACGAAGTGGGCTTGAACAAACGTGAAGCCAAGGAATTCGTCGATGCGTTCTTCGATGTGCTGCGTGACGCCTTGCAACAGGGACGTCAGGTAAAGCTGTCCGGCTTCGGCAATTTCGATCTGCGGCGCAAGAACCAGCGCCCAGGTCGCAATCCGAAAACCGGTGAGGAAATTCCGATTTCCGCCCGCACGGTAGTCACCTTCCGTCCAGGCCAGAAGCTCAAGGAAAGGGTGGAAGCGTATGCTGGATCCGGGCAGTAA
- a CDS encoding MerR family transcriptional regulator, with amino-acid sequence MLDPGSNRELPPIPAKRYFTIGEVSELCDVKPHVLRYWETEFPSLEPAKRRGNRRYYQRHDVLMIRQIRSLLYEQGYTIGGARLRLDGADARGEAALSQQIIKQVRVELEEVLQLLRR; translated from the coding sequence ATGCTGGATCCGGGCAGTAACCGAGAACTTCCGCCGATACCGGCCAAGCGCTACTTCACCATTGGTGAGGTCAGCGAGCTGTGTGACGTCAAGCCGCATGTGCTGCGCTACTGGGAGACGGAATTTCCCAGCCTGGAGCCGGCCAAGCGACGCGGCAACCGCCGGTATTACCAGCGCCATGACGTGCTGATGATCCGGCAGATCCGCAGCCTGCTGTACGAACAGGGCTACACGATCGGCGGCGCGCGGCTGCGCCTGGATGGTGCCGATGCGCGCGGCGAAGCCGCGTTGAGCCAGCAGATCATCAAGCAGGTACGCGTGGAACTGGAAGAAGTGCTGCAACTGCTTCGCCGCTGA
- a CDS encoding sensor domain-containing phosphodiesterase, producing the protein MTPMSEELKTQERMAAVGALQVLDAAAGASLDRITQLAAFAFNAPVAFVSIVGTDSQRFISKVGLDIPGTDIRSSVCSYTITAADVMVVPDLRADPRFAGNGLVCGPPHLRFYAGAPLVAKNGVPIGAICVMAREPRELSEDDRQHLKTLAAMAMSQLELRRLSGRQDPVSGLPNRHQFHIDYDGLVSRARGPVHAVLLDVLDVPRLEEAGQALGMPPLEAMIHRSGVRLRVALEDIADIYHVGTSRFVFLVDQPLAEDVETLLLELKQRITRPVMAAAVPMSPQFHAGICTFDPAKDSSNDVLRKLLVSLQAAITGRLDFCWYSERRDELLRRGYRLAADAERGLRREEFYLLFQPRVEAITQKIVSAEALIRWNHPRLGPVGPAEFIPVFERTALMPAVSGWVVDAALDQLAAWQLAGLSLSLSVNLAASDLSTEGMAERLLQKLAVRELAPSLLEIEITEGEWLRANTVAGEQLARLAGVGVRIAIDDFGSGYSNFGYLSRLPISTIKMDKSLVDHLADDPGARLKAKAIIELAKGLGYTTVAEGVETAAQRDVLTDLHCDQLQGFLFAAPLSADELATMVGIGG; encoded by the coding sequence ATGACGCCGATGTCAGAGGAACTGAAAACCCAGGAACGGATGGCCGCCGTGGGTGCCCTGCAGGTGCTCGATGCGGCGGCGGGCGCATCGCTGGACCGCATCACGCAGCTCGCTGCATTCGCGTTCAATGCGCCGGTCGCGTTCGTTTCGATCGTGGGTACGGACTCCCAGCGCTTCATCTCCAAAGTCGGTCTGGACATTCCCGGAACCGATATCCGCTCGTCTGTCTGCTCCTACACCATCACCGCTGCCGACGTCATGGTAGTGCCGGACCTGCGCGCAGATCCCCGCTTTGCGGGTAACGGCCTGGTGTGCGGTCCGCCGCACCTGCGCTTCTATGCCGGTGCCCCGCTGGTGGCCAAGAACGGGGTGCCGATCGGCGCGATCTGCGTGATGGCGCGCGAGCCGCGCGAGCTGAGCGAAGACGACCGCCAGCACCTCAAGACCCTCGCCGCCATGGCCATGAGCCAGTTGGAGCTGCGGCGCCTGTCCGGGCGGCAGGATCCGGTCAGCGGCCTGCCCAACCGGCACCAGTTCCATATTGATTACGACGGCCTGGTATCGCGTGCGCGGGGCCCCGTGCACGCCGTGCTGCTGGACGTGCTGGATGTACCGCGGCTGGAAGAAGCAGGCCAGGCGTTGGGCATGCCGCCGCTGGAGGCGATGATCCACCGCTCCGGCGTTCGCCTGCGCGTCGCCCTGGAGGACATCGCCGATATCTACCACGTCGGCACCAGCCGCTTTGTTTTTCTGGTCGATCAGCCGTTGGCGGAGGATGTAGAGACGCTGCTGCTGGAACTGAAGCAGCGCATCACCCGCCCGGTGATGGCCGCCGCCGTGCCCATGTCACCGCAGTTCCATGCCGGCATCTGCACGTTCGATCCGGCCAAGGACAGCAGCAACGATGTGCTGCGCAAGCTGCTGGTCAGCCTGCAGGCGGCCATCACCGGGCGCCTGGACTTCTGCTGGTACTCCGAGCGCCGCGATGAGCTGCTGCGGCGCGGTTACCGTCTGGCAGCGGATGCGGAGCGCGGCCTGCGGCGCGAGGAGTTCTACCTGCTGTTCCAGCCACGCGTGGAGGCGATCACGCAGAAGATCGTTTCGGCCGAAGCGCTGATCCGCTGGAACCATCCCCGCCTGGGGCCGGTAGGCCCGGCCGAGTTCATTCCCGTTTTCGAGCGTACGGCGCTGATGCCGGCAGTCAGCGGCTGGGTCGTCGATGCAGCGCTGGACCAGCTGGCGGCGTGGCAGCTGGCCGGCCTGTCGCTGTCGCTGTCGGTCAACCTGGCCGCGTCGGACCTGTCCACCGAGGGCATGGCCGAGCGGCTGCTGCAGAAACTAGCCGTGCGTGAGCTGGCGCCTTCGCTGTTGGAAATCGAGATTACCGAGGGAGAATGGCTGCGAGCCAATACCGTTGCGGGCGAGCAGTTGGCGCGCCTGGCGGGCGTGGGCGTGCGGATTGCAATTGATGACTTCGGTAGCGGCTACAGCAACTTCGGGTATCTCTCACGGCTGCCCATTTCCACGATCAAGATGGACAAGTCGCTGGTGGATCACCTGGCGGATGATCCGGGTGCACGTTTGAAGGCGAAGGCGATCATCGAGCTCGCCAAGGGCCTGGGTTATACGACCGTGGCCGAAGGCGTGGAAACCGCAGCGCAGCGGGACGTGCTGACTGACCTGCACTGCGACCAGCTGCAGGGATTCCTGTTTGCCGCCCCCCTGTCGGCTGATGAGCTGGCGACGATGGTGGGCATCGGCGGGTAA
- a CDS encoding MFS transporter translates to MSNSPIPLAPGALRRSVSNTLKGSAGNLVEWYDVYVYSVFAKYFESQFFSADDKNSNMYIWGIFAATFLMRPIGAWYFGRFADRYGRRLALTVSVSVMAACSFLIAIAPTAASIGIWAAVILLFARLLQGFATGGEYGASATYMSEAAVPGWRGFLSSFHYVTLVGGHVLAQAVLLVMLLSWDATHVSEWGWRVAFGIGGIGALVVFWLRRTMDESLSAESIEAAKDGKAKATGSMRELFVNQWRPLLLCFLITAGGTVAFYTYTINGPKMIQTAFAGDDVITGTLINLGVLTFLMLLQPLGGLLSDRIGRKSLLVFFGIGGVLYTWYLITALPQQTSALSAFLILATGFVILTGYTSINAVVKAELFPAHIRALGVGLGYALANSLFGGTAPLLYQGALATGRVDEFIIYITAVIAVSLVVYIFFLKNKGPNWLDGTRS, encoded by the coding sequence ATGAGCAATTCCCCCATCCCCCTGGCGCCCGGTGCTCTCCGGCGCTCGGTATCCAATACCCTGAAAGGCTCTGCCGGCAATCTGGTCGAGTGGTACGACGTTTACGTCTACTCGGTGTTTGCCAAGTATTTCGAATCCCAGTTCTTCTCGGCCGACGACAAGAACTCCAACATGTACATCTGGGGCATCTTTGCCGCGACCTTCCTGATGCGCCCGATCGGTGCGTGGTATTTCGGTCGTTTCGCCGACCGTTACGGCCGCCGGCTTGCGCTCACCGTGTCGGTCAGCGTGATGGCTGCCTGTTCGTTCCTGATCGCCATCGCGCCTACGGCGGCCTCCATCGGCATCTGGGCGGCGGTGATCCTGTTGTTTGCCCGCCTGCTGCAGGGCTTCGCCACCGGCGGCGAATACGGCGCCAGTGCGACGTACATGTCCGAGGCGGCCGTTCCCGGCTGGCGCGGTTTCCTGTCCTCCTTCCATTACGTCACCCTGGTCGGCGGCCATGTGCTCGCACAGGCGGTACTGCTGGTGATGCTGCTGTCCTGGGACGCGACGCACGTGTCTGAATGGGGCTGGCGTGTGGCCTTCGGTATCGGCGGCATCGGCGCGCTGGTCGTGTTCTGGCTGCGACGCACGATGGACGAATCGCTGAGCGCGGAATCGATCGAAGCAGCGAAGGACGGCAAGGCAAAGGCCACGGGCTCCATGCGTGAGCTGTTCGTCAACCAGTGGCGTCCGCTGCTGTTGTGCTTCCTGATCACGGCCGGCGGTACGGTGGCGTTCTACACCTACACCATCAATGGCCCGAAGATGATCCAGACCGCTTTCGCTGGCGATGACGTGATCACCGGTACGCTGATCAACCTGGGCGTGCTGACGTTCCTGATGCTGCTGCAGCCACTGGGCGGGCTGTTGTCCGACCGGATCGGCCGCAAGAGCCTGCTGGTGTTCTTCGGCATCGGTGGCGTGCTCTACACCTGGTACCTGATCACGGCACTGCCGCAGCAGACTTCGGCCCTGTCGGCGTTCCTGATCCTGGCCACCGGCTTTGTCATCCTGACCGGTTACACCTCGATCAACGCCGTGGTGAAGGCCGAGTTGTTCCCGGCACACATCCGTGCGCTGGGCGTCGGCCTGGGTTATGCACTGGCCAACTCGTTGTTCGGTGGCACCGCGCCGCTGCTGTACCAGGGCGCGCTCGCGACGGGCCGCGTGGATGAATTCATCATCTACATCACGGCGGTCATTGCCGTGTCGTTGGTGGTCTATATCTTCTTCCTGAAGAACAAGGGCCCGAACTGGCTGGATGGCACACGCAGCTGA
- a CDS encoding transporter: protein MRTPLFVASLLGLLLSGTAAAQQADDEDVPAFDRPGLGLGTGIVPRGAMALELGLPSYTRDTDRDGVRSEQFGSDVTLRTGLAPRLELQLSGSPWQRERMRAPAEPSLRERGTGDTQIALKWLAPLRTENDRFAVLASATLARGDAAFSEGRQYALAGSWEHDFTEDLTSDLYVSHSRGDGQRSTVWSPSLSLALGPRWSAFIEAGFTHTRGEPNESVAGGGVTFLWSERIQLDASLDAGLDADSPDLQAGVGLAVYFD from the coding sequence ATGCGCACTCCCCTGTTCGTCGCCTCCTTGCTGGGCCTGCTGCTGAGCGGCACCGCCGCCGCGCAACAGGCAGACGATGAGGACGTCCCCGCGTTTGATCGTCCGGGTCTCGGGCTGGGGACCGGTATCGTGCCGCGTGGCGCCATGGCACTGGAACTGGGCCTGCCGTCCTACACGCGCGATACCGATCGCGACGGCGTCCGCAGCGAACAGTTCGGCAGCGACGTCACCCTGCGCACGGGCCTGGCGCCGCGACTGGAACTGCAACTGTCGGGGTCACCCTGGCAACGCGAGCGCATGCGTGCACCGGCGGAACCGAGTCTTCGTGAGCGTGGTACCGGCGATACCCAGATCGCACTGAAGTGGCTCGCCCCACTGCGCACCGAGAACGACCGCTTTGCCGTGCTGGCGTCTGCGACCCTGGCACGCGGGGATGCCGCGTTCAGTGAGGGCAGGCAGTACGCGCTCGCCGGTAGCTGGGAACATGATTTCACTGAGGATCTGACCAGCGATCTGTATGTCAGCCATAGTCGTGGCGACGGACAGCGCTCAACGGTATGGTCACCCAGCCTGTCGCTGGCCTTGGGGCCGCGCTGGTCAGCTTTCATTGAAGCGGGTTTCACTCATACGCGTGGCGAGCCCAATGAATCGGTCGCGGGCGGCGGTGTCACCTTCCTGTGGAGCGAACGCATCCAGCTGGATGCGTCACTCGATGCCGGTCTGGACGCTGACAGCCCGGATCTGCAGGCAGGCGTGGGGCTGGCGGTCTACTTCGACTGA
- a CDS encoding DUF1653 domain-containing protein produces the protein MSDLPALPHLTPGRYRHFKGGLYEVVDVVRSSESLQPMVLYRALYGEGGLWVRPYDMFVETIAGAEGPQPRFARLVD, from the coding sequence ATGTCCGACCTCCCCGCCCTGCCTCACCTGACACCGGGGCGCTACCGTCATTTCAAGGGCGGCCTCTATGAGGTGGTCGACGTCGTGCGCAGCAGCGAGTCGCTGCAGCCGATGGTGTTGTATCGCGCCCTGTACGGCGAAGGCGGTCTGTGGGTACGCCCGTACGACATGTTCGTCGAAACGATCGCCGGCGCAGAGGGTCCGCAGCCCCGCTTTGCCCGCCTGGTCGATTGA